One part of the Leucobacter triazinivorans genome encodes these proteins:
- a CDS encoding Fic/DOC family protein — protein MPDRYSYPNSLVLINKLGITDYDRWKAVETAAIHQRMVELTEHPIPGRFDLAHLQAIHRHLTADLYVWGGDIRDTDTHPGGTGIAHCRPQFIVPEAERVFDALAARDHLRGLDADAFADGLAWVWGETTAIHPFRDVNTRSQHIMFNQLAREAGWIIDWSQIPGDVFAHARTLAIVEDHSGIDALIRPNLVAVKDAAQRDRLMELLNEHTQGFTTRKAVRDPAVLDRELDAAREHRRTLPQVDAFGHDYPPGSDRGGPSLGR, from the coding sequence GTGCCCGACCGCTACAGCTACCCGAACAGCCTTGTTCTCATCAACAAGCTCGGCATCACCGACTACGACCGCTGGAAAGCCGTCGAGACGGCCGCGATCCATCAGCGCATGGTCGAACTCACCGAGCACCCCATCCCCGGCCGTTTCGACCTCGCCCACCTGCAAGCGATCCACCGGCACCTGACCGCTGATCTGTATGTCTGGGGTGGCGACATTCGCGACACCGACACCCACCCCGGCGGCACCGGCATCGCGCACTGCCGCCCCCAGTTCATCGTGCCCGAGGCCGAGCGCGTCTTCGACGCACTCGCCGCCCGCGACCACCTGCGCGGTCTGGATGCGGATGCGTTCGCTGATGGGCTGGCGTGGGTCTGGGGTGAGACGACCGCGATCCACCCGTTCCGTGACGTGAACACGCGCAGTCAGCACATCATGTTCAACCAGCTCGCCCGCGAAGCCGGATGGATCATCGACTGGTCGCAGATTCCCGGCGACGTGTTCGCCCACGCCCGAACCCTTGCCATCGTGGAAGACCATTCCGGGATCGATGCCCTGATCCGTCCGAACCTTGTTGCCGTCAAGGACGCTGCGCAGCGCGACCGACTGATGGAGCTGTTGAACGAGCACACTCAAGGCTTCACGACACGCAAGGCCGTCCGTGACCCCGCCGTGCTCGACCGCGAGCTGGACGCTGCACGCGAACACCGCCGCACCCTGCCCCAGGTAGATGCGTTCGGACACGACTACCCTCCTGGCAGCGACCGGGGCGGCCCGAGTCTCGGACGGTAG
- a CDS encoding TerC family protein, with amino-acid sequence MTPVLPLWFEIGSMIVLVAILIIDLLLIIKRPHVPSMREASLWVGFYVLLALVFAGCMFLLGDVQHGTEFLAGWLTEYSLSIDNLFVFVLILGSFKVPHAYQQRALMIGIILALVFRGLFILAGAAIIERFIAVFFLFGAWLIWTAWQQVKPGAHDDQGEGLAVRLAKKMFPFSDDYDGGKLRTTVDGKRMFTPFLLVLISLGATDLLFALDSIPAIFGITQSPFIVFTANVFALMGLRQLYFLLGGLLDRLEYLKYGIAAILAFIGVKLILHALHENELPFINGGEPVPVPVVDIWLSLGFIVAAMAVATIASVIKVRREAKATGERLHLGAAEPRDDREDRGASPRHH; translated from the coding sequence GTGACACCTGTGCTCCCGCTCTGGTTCGAGATCGGATCGATGATCGTGCTGGTCGCGATCCTCATCATCGATCTCCTCCTCATCATCAAGCGCCCGCATGTGCCGAGCATGCGGGAGGCGAGCCTCTGGGTGGGGTTCTACGTGCTGCTCGCCCTGGTCTTCGCGGGCTGCATGTTCCTGCTGGGCGACGTGCAGCACGGCACCGAGTTCCTGGCGGGCTGGCTCACCGAGTACAGCCTCTCGATCGACAACCTCTTCGTCTTCGTACTCATCCTCGGCAGTTTCAAGGTGCCGCACGCGTATCAGCAGCGCGCGCTGATGATCGGCATCATCCTCGCGCTGGTCTTCCGCGGCCTCTTCATCCTCGCGGGCGCCGCGATCATCGAGCGCTTCATCGCCGTGTTCTTCCTCTTCGGCGCCTGGCTCATCTGGACGGCGTGGCAGCAGGTCAAGCCCGGCGCGCACGACGATCAGGGCGAGGGGCTCGCGGTGCGCCTCGCGAAGAAGATGTTCCCGTTCAGCGACGACTACGACGGGGGCAAGCTGCGCACGACGGTCGACGGCAAGCGCATGTTCACACCCTTCCTGCTCGTGCTGATCTCGCTCGGCGCCACCGACCTGCTCTTCGCGCTCGACTCCATCCCCGCGATCTTCGGCATCACGCAGAGCCCGTTCATCGTCTTCACCGCCAACGTCTTCGCCCTGATGGGGCTGCGGCAGCTCTACTTCCTGCTGGGCGGGCTGCTCGACCGGCTCGAGTACCTCAAGTACGGCATCGCGGCGATTCTCGCGTTCATCGGGGTGAAGCTCATCCTGCACGCGCTGCACGAGAACGAGCTGCCGTTCATCAACGGCGGCGAGCCCGTGCCCGTGCCCGTGGTCGACATCTGGCTGTCGCTCGGCTTCATCGTCGCCGCGATGGCCGTCGCCACGATCGCGAGCGTGATCAAGGTGCGCCGCGAGGCCAAGGCCACGGGCGAGCGGTTGCACCTCGGCGCCGCCGAGCCGCGAGACGATCGCGAGGATCGCGGGGCGTCGCCGCGGCACCACTGA
- the mgtE gene encoding magnesium transporter produces MNTQQIRIIDRLTGTIEQQLASRDLTAVTATVASLPVPELVPVFDRLTLRQRAVVFRLLPKERALEAFDALPPPLQSDLLHGLQDAEVSRLFAELDPDDRAWLLEEVPAALATRLLRDLPEADRLLTAGLLGYPQGSAGRRMTPEYVSTRASFSADETLDRVRAGLRDAETVYTIPVLDDARRVVGVVSLRDLLGAEGDARVETLMQPARTAEAADGAELVARRCADLSLLAMPIVDSEQRLLGMLTIDDAVRILEHEESEDAARQGGTEPLRRPYLSTPVRSLVRSRVVWLLVLAVGATLTVQVLSVFEATIDQVTVLALFVPLLIGTGGNTGNQAATTVTRALALGDVRPGDIVRVLTRELRTGALLGLLLGSLGFAIAGFAYSPAIGAVVGLTLLAVCTVAAAVGGCMPLLARAVRVDPAVFSNPFISTFVDASGLVIYFVIARAVLHL; encoded by the coding sequence ATGAACACCCAGCAGATCCGCATCATCGACCGCCTCACCGGAACCATCGAGCAGCAGCTCGCGAGCCGCGATCTCACCGCGGTCACCGCCACCGTAGCGTCGCTCCCGGTTCCGGAGCTCGTCCCCGTCTTCGACCGCCTGACGCTCCGCCAGCGCGCCGTCGTCTTCCGGCTCCTGCCCAAGGAGCGCGCGCTCGAGGCCTTCGACGCGCTGCCGCCGCCCCTGCAGAGCGATCTGCTGCACGGCCTCCAGGACGCCGAGGTGTCACGCCTGTTCGCCGAGCTCGACCCCGACGACCGGGCCTGGCTGCTCGAGGAGGTCCCCGCAGCTCTGGCCACGCGACTGCTGCGCGACCTGCCCGAGGCCGACCGGCTGCTGACGGCCGGGCTGCTCGGCTACCCGCAGGGCAGCGCGGGGCGGCGGATGACACCGGAGTACGTCTCCACGCGAGCGAGCTTCTCGGCCGACGAGACGCTCGACCGGGTGCGCGCCGGACTGCGCGACGCCGAGACGGTCTACACGATCCCCGTGCTCGACGACGCCCGACGGGTCGTCGGGGTGGTCAGCCTGCGCGACCTGCTGGGCGCCGAGGGCGACGCGCGCGTCGAGACCCTCATGCAGCCCGCCCGCACCGCGGAGGCGGCCGACGGCGCCGAGCTCGTCGCACGCCGCTGCGCCGACCTCTCACTGCTCGCCATGCCGATCGTCGACAGCGAGCAGCGGCTGCTCGGCATGCTCACGATCGACGACGCGGTGCGCATTCTCGAGCACGAGGAGAGCGAGGACGCCGCGCGCCAGGGCGGCACCGAACCGCTGCGGCGCCCCTACCTCTCGACGCCGGTGCGGTCCCTCGTGCGCTCGCGGGTGGTGTGGCTGCTCGTGCTGGCGGTCGGGGCCACCCTCACCGTGCAGGTGCTCTCCGTCTTCGAGGCCACGATCGATCAGGTGACCGTGCTCGCGCTGTTCGTGCCGCTGCTCATCGGCACCGGCGGCAACACCGGCAACCAGGCCGCGACCACCGTCACCCGGGCCCTCGCCCTCGGCGACGTGCGCCCCGGCGACATCGTCCGCGTGCTCACGCGCGAACTGCGCACCGGGGCGCTGCTCGGGCTCTTGCTGGGCTCGCTCGGCTTCGCGATCGCCGGGTTCGCCTACTCCCCCGCGATCGGCGCCGTGGTCGGGCTCACGCTGCTCGCTGTATGCACCGTGGCCGCCGCGGTCGGGGGCTGCATGCCGCTGCTCGCGCGTGCGGTGCGGGTCGATCCAGCGGTCTTCTCGAACCCCTTCATCTCGACCTTCGTCGACGCCTCGGGACTCGTCATCTACTTCGTCATCGCCCGGGCCGTGCTGCACCTGTAG
- a CDS encoding helix-turn-helix domain-containing protein: MRQSTLDMDDLRKRRSLVITRKEAAEALGVDPRTITTSINEGTIPHVKLGRRIVIPREKFLALFADTPANNSEP, from the coding sequence ATGCGGCAGAGCACCCTCGACATGGACGACCTCCGCAAGCGGCGCAGCCTGGTCATCACCCGCAAAGAAGCTGCCGAAGCCCTCGGGGTCGATCCCCGCACGATCACCACGAGCATCAACGAGGGCACGATCCCGCATGTGAAGCTCGGACGGCGCATCGTGATCCCGCGCGAAAAGTTCCTCGCCCTCTTCGCAGACACCCCGGCCAACAACAGCGAGCCCTGA
- a CDS encoding GTP pyrophosphokinase codes for MLSYQFGINEIMTKVNILRTEFEHLHDHSPIEHVSSRLKSPESILEKVQRHELPLSIETIQEQIHDIAGIRIVCSFIADVYLIAEMLAAQPDITVIETKDYIEHPKPNGYKSLHLIVQVPVFLSSSVTEARVEIQIRTIAMDFWASLEHKIDYKFDQEIPAELLNELTEAAELANNLDLKMERIHREVRALRPPNPRLRTQTDEVIHPEALLLGALFPNGREPGHGDTTDEPSR; via the coding sequence ATGCTGAGCTACCAGTTCGGCATCAACGAAATCATGACCAAGGTCAACATCCTCCGAACCGAGTTCGAGCACCTCCACGACCACAGCCCGATCGAACACGTCTCGTCCCGCCTCAAAAGCCCCGAGAGCATCCTCGAGAAAGTACAGCGCCACGAGCTGCCGCTGTCGATCGAAACCATCCAGGAGCAGATTCACGACATCGCAGGCATCCGAATCGTGTGCAGCTTCATCGCGGACGTCTACCTCATCGCCGAGATGCTCGCCGCCCAACCCGACATCACCGTCATCGAGACCAAGGACTACATCGAGCACCCGAAACCGAACGGCTACAAGAGCCTCCACCTCATCGTGCAAGTGCCGGTGTTTCTCTCCTCCTCGGTCACCGAAGCGCGTGTCGAGATCCAGATCCGCACCATCGCCATGGACTTCTGGGCCAGCCTCGAGCACAAGATCGACTACAAGTTCGACCAAGAGATCCCCGCCGAGCTCCTCAACGAACTCACCGAAGCCGCGGAGCTCGCGAACAACCTCGACCTGAAAATGGAACGCATCCACCGAGAAGTCCGCGCGCTCCGCCCCCCGAACCCACGCCTGAGGACCCAAACCGACGAAGTCATCCACCCAGAGGCGCTCCTCCTCGGAGCACTGTTCCCGAATGGCCGAGAGCCAGGGCACGGCGACACGACGGACGAGCCCTCCCGCTAG
- a CDS encoding TIGR00645 family protein produces the protein MTDRSAAPIERSTDRGPGPASRTLAGFIFASRWLQAPLYLGLIIAQAVYVVLFFVELWHLVESSILEGRISETEVMLSVLALIDIVMIANLLIMVIIGGYETFVSKIRVTGHHDEPDWLSHVNANLLKVKLAISIISISSIHLLKTFIEVGRMDGGVVLDRNGNVIYSSEGVLWEVAIHLAFIVSALALAWIDKMSHHHPATKREGFTAGSLESELRDPAPPVADADSGYVTVRLPAGTTLPEGARVVD, from the coding sequence GTGACCGACCGTTCAGCAGCCCCGATCGAGCGCAGCACCGACCGAGGGCCCGGCCCGGCCTCCCGCACGCTCGCCGGATTCATCTTCGCGAGCCGCTGGCTGCAGGCCCCGCTCTATCTCGGCCTCATCATCGCGCAGGCCGTCTACGTCGTGCTCTTCTTCGTCGAGCTCTGGCACCTGGTCGAGAGCTCCATCCTCGAGGGGCGCATCAGCGAGACCGAGGTCATGCTCAGCGTGCTGGCGCTCATCGACATCGTGATGATCGCGAACCTGCTGATCATGGTGATCATCGGCGGCTACGAGACCTTCGTGTCGAAGATCCGGGTCACCGGCCACCACGACGAACCCGACTGGCTCTCGCACGTCAACGCGAACCTGCTCAAGGTCAAGCTCGCGATCTCGATCATCTCGATCTCGTCGATCCACCTGCTCAAGACGTTCATCGAGGTGGGCCGCATGGACGGCGGCGTGGTGCTCGACCGCAACGGGAACGTCATCTACTCGTCCGAGGGCGTGCTGTGGGAGGTCGCGATCCACCTGGCGTTCATCGTGTCGGCGCTCGCCCTCGCGTGGATCGACAAGATGAGCCACCACCACCCCGCGACGAAGCGGGAGGGCTTCACCGCGGGCTCGCTCGAGAGCGAGCTCAGGGATCCCGCTCCCCCGGTCGCCGATGCGGATTCCGGCTACGTCACGGTGCGCCTGCCCGCCGGCACCACCCTCCCCGAGGGTGCGCGCGTCGTCGACTGA
- the mobF gene encoding MobF family relaxase, protein MHGGVILFRGTGADARRYVEADRSRADDYYLGADASVAAFTALDSAGNVTAALGLDPEAYAAWVDWVNPVTGESMGTPRLPGVGKQGSPRFAEMVVNAPKSLSIAAALHPEVSDVLDRAQQDAVAEIQAWLAEHSVTRVGPRGKQEVVPVQQLQTVAVSHRTSRAGDPHRHIHFQVGTRVWAAGKWRALDTAALFRQQSAIRALGTAVIAAHPELTEVLDRHGLTLDPVSGEVVELERFNGVMSKRGEQVRKHLERFEAEWEAAHPGETVGPVVSARLAAQAWAYERPAKKPTTLREEQAWVTELREAGYDPATLRRPVRRAPASLDDLSVQTVASRALDRCTAGSSAWTRHTVQEHATRIMTEYGVQAAPDEVREFVRIATALAMEDCFSLLPPGAAAPEHVAHLTSLRVVQAETELRDLLTARVPKREPKHPDVRDAATARGLDAGQERAAAAVASRDPLVIVEGAAGAGKTTMLGVAIEVAAQHGRVSRVVAPTLRAAQVARDELDVPASSVAALVHAHGWRWNSDGVWMRLAPGDTDPETGRTYRGPSEDARLAQGERVIVDEAGMLDQDTAIALLTVTAEAGATVALVGDRAQLAAVGRGGVLDVAAQFRGHTFDMAEVHRFTDPAYAEVTLRMRDGRNPGEVFDQLAGLGLIRLHESGDEAREHIAQERQDGEAVTVSTNDEARTLNARIREERVSHGLVDARTVYGSDGLPIGAGDVIQTRKNNSDVGVANRQQWVVQHVEDDGAVSVREAGSGRKRQRTVRLPADYVAEHAHLSYAATAYGVQGATVPASHTLLTDATSAAGVYVGMTRGRESNVLHIVAENEADARAQFIEAMERDRADRGLADATRRAVEEVAGLVENGPVRFVNDEIAALDKRAATAEAQAARWQQVSTALADLTDREAEVRERARAAEQTAQQRAEQVRAEVAAPVVSAARGALADWQQADAAEQEASEQVRASSWFGKRRARDEHENAQARTAEARQQVTIEWGEPSRLNERADAWVERVTRPRIENDPRVIDAKQEHQAARNALLNRPERAQTERLVAFARVFGAETVIRNQQAYLTTNPAQQAARARKTARQAREEAELLRSLTPAEAAERIEQTRAEEAARNAWRAERERALSRDYEQHHRSALRRDGPARGL, encoded by the coding sequence ATGCATGGCGGCGTGATCCTGTTCCGGGGAACCGGAGCCGACGCGCGCCGTTATGTCGAGGCCGATCGTTCCCGTGCCGATGACTATTACCTCGGCGCGGATGCGTCTGTGGCGGCGTTCACCGCGCTCGATAGCGCCGGGAACGTGACTGCTGCGCTCGGGCTTGACCCGGAGGCGTATGCGGCGTGGGTGGATTGGGTGAACCCGGTCACGGGCGAGTCGATGGGCACGCCCCGTCTACCGGGTGTCGGGAAACAGGGGTCGCCGCGGTTCGCGGAGATGGTGGTGAATGCCCCGAAGTCGCTCTCGATCGCCGCAGCGCTCCACCCGGAGGTCTCCGATGTTCTCGACCGGGCGCAGCAGGACGCGGTAGCGGAGATTCAGGCGTGGCTCGCCGAGCACTCCGTGACCCGTGTCGGGCCGCGCGGCAAGCAGGAGGTGGTGCCCGTCCAGCAGTTGCAGACGGTGGCGGTGTCGCACCGCACGTCGCGGGCGGGTGATCCGCACCGGCATATCCACTTTCAGGTCGGTACCCGCGTGTGGGCGGCTGGGAAGTGGCGGGCGCTGGATACGGCGGCGTTGTTCCGGCAGCAGAGCGCGATCCGCGCGCTCGGTACCGCCGTGATCGCCGCGCATCCTGAGCTTACGGAGGTGCTGGATCGGCACGGTTTGACCCTTGATCCGGTATCGGGCGAGGTGGTCGAGCTCGAGCGGTTCAACGGTGTGATGAGCAAGCGCGGCGAGCAGGTGCGCAAGCACTTAGAACGCTTCGAGGCGGAGTGGGAGGCGGCGCATCCGGGCGAGACTGTGGGGCCGGTCGTCTCGGCCCGGCTCGCGGCGCAAGCGTGGGCGTATGAGCGGCCTGCGAAGAAGCCCACCACCCTGCGCGAAGAACAGGCGTGGGTGACGGAGTTGCGCGAGGCCGGCTACGACCCGGCCACGTTGCGCCGGCCCGTGCGCCGTGCGCCGGCGTCGCTGGACGACCTCTCCGTGCAGACCGTTGCAAGCCGTGCGCTGGATCGGTGCACCGCAGGTAGTTCGGCGTGGACGCGGCACACGGTGCAGGAGCACGCGACGCGGATCATGACCGAGTACGGCGTGCAAGCGGCCCCTGACGAGGTGCGCGAGTTCGTGCGCATTGCAACGGCGTTGGCGATGGAGGATTGCTTCTCGCTTCTCCCGCCCGGCGCAGCGGCGCCGGAGCATGTGGCGCACCTCACGAGCCTGCGCGTGGTGCAGGCTGAGACGGAACTGCGCGACCTCCTGACCGCACGAGTACCGAAGCGGGAGCCAAAGCACCCCGACGTGCGCGACGCGGCAACAGCGCGGGGCCTGGACGCCGGGCAGGAGCGCGCCGCCGCCGCAGTCGCATCGCGCGATCCGCTCGTGATCGTGGAGGGTGCAGCGGGTGCGGGCAAGACCACGATGCTCGGTGTCGCTATCGAGGTCGCGGCGCAGCATGGCCGGGTGTCGCGGGTGGTTGCGCCGACGTTGCGCGCCGCGCAGGTCGCACGCGACGAACTCGACGTGCCCGCGAGCAGTGTTGCGGCGCTCGTGCACGCGCACGGGTGGCGCTGGAACAGTGACGGCGTATGGATGCGCCTCGCACCCGGCGACACCGACCCCGAGACGGGCCGCACCTACCGCGGCCCGTCCGAGGACGCGCGGCTGGCGCAGGGTGAGCGGGTGATCGTGGACGAGGCCGGGATGCTCGACCAGGACACCGCAATCGCCCTCCTGACCGTCACCGCCGAGGCGGGCGCGACGGTCGCACTGGTCGGGGATCGCGCCCAGCTCGCCGCGGTCGGTCGTGGCGGCGTGCTCGATGTGGCCGCGCAGTTCCGGGGTCACACGTTCGATATGGCCGAGGTGCACCGCTTCACCGACCCCGCCTACGCCGAGGTCACGCTACGGATGCGCGACGGTAGAAACCCCGGCGAAGTGTTTGACCAGCTCGCCGGGCTCGGTCTCATCCGTCTGCACGAGAGCGGAGACGAGGCGCGCGAGCATATTGCCCAGGAGCGGCAGGACGGCGAAGCGGTCACTGTCAGCACGAACGATGAGGCCCGCACCCTCAACGCCCGCATCCGCGAGGAACGAGTCTCCCACGGACTCGTCGACGCCCGAACCGTTTACGGCAGCGACGGCCTGCCTATCGGAGCGGGGGATGTGATTCAGACGCGGAAGAACAACTCCGATGTGGGCGTGGCGAATCGGCAGCAATGGGTCGTGCAGCACGTCGAGGACGACGGCGCTGTCTCTGTGCGCGAGGCGGGGAGCGGGCGGAAGCGGCAGCGCACAGTCAGACTCCCCGCAGACTATGTGGCCGAGCACGCGCACCTGTCGTATGCGGCGACCGCCTACGGGGTGCAGGGCGCGACCGTGCCCGCATCGCACACGCTCCTCACCGACGCGACCAGCGCCGCAGGCGTGTACGTCGGCATGACCCGCGGGCGAGAGTCGAACGTGCTGCACATCGTTGCCGAGAACGAGGCCGATGCCAGGGCGCAGTTCATCGAGGCGATGGAGCGCGACCGCGCCGACCGCGGACTTGCCGACGCCACCCGCCGTGCTGTCGAAGAAGTGGCCGGGCTGGTCGAGAACGGCCCCGTGCGGTTCGTGAACGACGAGATCGCGGCGCTCGACAAGCGTGCAGCAACGGCTGAGGCGCAGGCCGCACGCTGGCAACAGGTCAGCACCGCCCTTGCCGACCTCACCGACCGTGAGGCCGAGGTACGGGAGAGGGCGCGAGCGGCCGAGCAGACCGCACAGCAACGGGCCGAGCAGGTGCGCGCCGAGGTCGCCGCGCCGGTCGTCTCCGCGGCGAGAGGGGCACTCGCCGACTGGCAGCAGGCCGACGCTGCTGAACAGGAAGCCAGCGAGCAGGTGCGGGCGTCGTCGTGGTTCGGGAAGCGCCGCGCCCGCGACGAGCACGAGAACGCTCAAGCGCGCACCGCCGAAGCGCGCCAGCAGGTGACAATTGAGTGGGGCGAGCCGTCGAGGTTGAACGAACGCGCCGATGCGTGGGTGGAGCGAGTCACCCGGCCCCGAATCGAGAACGACCCGCGCGTGATCGACGCCAAGCAGGAACACCAGGCGGCACGCAACGCCCTGCTAAACCGGCCAGAGCGAGCGCAGACCGAACGACTCGTCGCGTTCGCGCGAGTGTTCGGCGCGGAGACCGTGATCCGCAATCAGCAGGCGTACCTCACCACCAACCCCGCGCAACAGGCCGCACGAGCCAGGAAGACTGCGAGGCAAGCACGGGAGGAAGCCGAGCTGCTGCGCTCGCTCACCCCGGCCGAAGCCGCAGAGAGGATCGAGCAGACCCGCGCAGAAGAAGCTGCCCGCAACGCCTGGCGAGCCGAGCGAGAGCGCGCCTTGTCGCGCGACTATGAGCAGCACCACCGAAGCGCGCTCCGGCGCGACGGCCCGGCACGCGGCCTATGA
- a CDS encoding tyrosine-type recombinase/integrase, translating into MTGKKPPAEQSGGGEKRQRRSRSRQPGSIQAYDTDQGKRWRFQIYVLKDPEYPEMGSRRLTRSGFTSTDEANDALQEALKQRKQNEKFGNKVPTLGAYADEWAAGLKLAASTIKGYKKIIRNHIRPQLGSIRLDKLTATRIARHYRDLEDHGRNDTYGKGKPLSANSVHKVHVVLGAILDAAIDDGHLTVNPAKKKRTVKPPKSSEVRAQKPEIATWTAEQLQTFLAWNRDTLEDELFPLWRLIAYTGMRRSEALALRWSDINTKTMRISIRRAVDTDDWTKTKTTKTGQARVIDVDAETLKVLASYKVARAELSFELAKADAYVFGDDDGKLRSPDAMTSRWDRRLKWATAKFNTLHRVTIKGLRHTHATLLLELGEHPKVVQERLGHSTITTTMNIYSHVTPTMQRSAVDRFAAHLGS; encoded by the coding sequence ATGACCGGGAAGAAACCGCCCGCTGAGCAGAGCGGTGGGGGTGAGAAGCGGCAGCGGCGTTCGCGTTCCCGGCAGCCCGGCTCGATCCAGGCATACGACACTGACCAGGGGAAGCGGTGGCGGTTCCAAATCTACGTCTTGAAAGACCCCGAGTATCCCGAGATGGGGTCGCGCCGTCTCACCCGTTCCGGCTTCACCAGCACCGACGAGGCGAACGACGCCTTGCAGGAGGCGTTGAAGCAGCGCAAGCAGAACGAGAAGTTCGGGAACAAGGTACCCACGCTCGGCGCATACGCCGACGAATGGGCGGCAGGATTGAAGCTCGCGGCGTCCACGATCAAGGGCTACAAGAAGATCATCCGCAACCACATCCGACCCCAGCTCGGCAGCATTCGCCTCGACAAGCTCACCGCCACCCGGATCGCCCGCCACTACCGCGACCTCGAAGACCACGGACGCAACGACACCTACGGCAAGGGCAAACCGCTTTCCGCCAACTCGGTGCACAAGGTGCATGTCGTGCTCGGCGCGATCCTGGACGCCGCGATAGACGACGGGCACCTGACCGTGAACCCGGCGAAGAAGAAGCGCACCGTGAAACCCCCGAAATCCAGCGAGGTGCGGGCACAGAAACCAGAAATCGCCACCTGGACAGCCGAACAGTTGCAGACCTTCCTCGCCTGGAACCGCGACACCCTCGAAGACGAGCTGTTTCCGCTATGGCGGCTGATCGCCTACACCGGCATGCGCAGGAGCGAGGCACTGGCGCTCAGGTGGTCGGACATCAACACCAAGACCATGCGGATCAGCATCCGCCGCGCCGTCGATACCGACGACTGGACGAAGACCAAGACCACGAAAACCGGGCAAGCCCGCGTCATCGACGTGGACGCCGAGACCTTGAAGGTACTCGCTTCGTACAAGGTCGCCCGCGCCGAACTCTCGTTCGAGCTGGCGAAAGCCGACGCCTACGTGTTCGGAGACGACGACGGCAAGCTGCGCTCACCCGACGCGATGACGAGCCGATGGGATCGCCGCTTGAAGTGGGCGACCGCGAAGTTCAACACCCTGCACCGCGTCACGATCAAAGGGCTGCGTCACACCCACGCCACGCTGCTGCTTGAACTCGGGGAGCATCCCAAGGTCGTGCAAGAACGTCTAGGACACTCAACGATCACCACGACGATGAACATCTACTCCCACGTCACCCCGACCATGCAACGCTCTGCCGTAGACCGCTTCGCCGCCCACCTCGGCTCCTGA
- a CDS encoding helix-turn-helix domain-containing protein, which yields MENERVRGNPAGITNTHVAQNIRAARQAIGMDLRTMSDGLHAAGRKMSPSGISKLEAGDRRVDVDDLTVIAYLLRTTPAALLTPPDEQTTLTGVPDGYEPEEIDRWMRGELVLTDEGLFNYWQKEWVICTDRIHHLETTLDGMTTPSKDDPEKTSAHPKTIAAYQERLETARARARVIQERGVQLDPDGRVFNAKDYIDNYADTHRPGQITARSTRS from the coding sequence ATGGAAAACGAGAGGGTGCGGGGCAACCCCGCAGGGATCACAAACACGCACGTCGCGCAGAACATCCGCGCCGCAAGGCAAGCGATCGGGATGGACTTGCGCACCATGTCCGACGGACTGCACGCGGCAGGGCGCAAAATGTCACCGTCGGGCATCAGCAAGCTAGAGGCCGGGGATCGCCGCGTGGACGTGGACGACCTGACCGTGATCGCCTACTTGCTGCGCACCACCCCCGCGGCACTCCTGACCCCACCGGACGAGCAGACAACCCTTACCGGAGTGCCGGACGGGTATGAGCCGGAAGAGATCGACAGGTGGATGCGCGGGGAACTCGTCCTCACCGACGAGGGGCTGTTCAACTACTGGCAGAAAGAATGGGTGATCTGCACCGACCGCATCCACCACCTCGAAACCACCCTCGACGGCATGACCACCCCCAGCAAGGACGATCCCGAGAAGACGAGCGCGCACCCGAAGACCATCGCCGCCTACCAGGAACGTCTAGAGACGGCGCGGGCACGCGCCCGCGTGATCCAGGAGCGCGGCGTGCAGCTCGACCCGGACGGGCGCGTGTTCAACGCCAAGGACTACATCGACAACTACGCAGACACCCACCGGCCCGGACAGATCACCGCGAGGAGCACACGGTCATGA